In Kwoniella dejecticola CBS 10117 chromosome 7, complete sequence, the genomic stretch AAATGCAGAGACCATTTTACCCTTTTTATCCCATTTGGCACACGGGGATTGACACCAACTCCGTGGGCTCATCAAGTCAACGGTAATCTGTGTTTCCAGCGGTATGGGTTCTTTACTGCTGAATTCGCCTGCTTTTCTAGCCCAACCCCCGCAACCCAGCTGCAACACTTGTATCGATGCCTGAAGCAGACCGTTCAGGACCTTACCGTCTCGCTCTACCCACAGCACTCAAgtcctgcttctcctccttctcgcccaGCAGGACGGCTTCCACCCTGCTCCATGCCCCCTCGTTTACCTACCCGACAATGCGTCGAGACGGTACAGCTGGGGTTCCTCCTCCCATGGGCTGGTAGGCGGTCTGCACATAGTTCTCCATCGACTACGACTGTACCGGAGACAGGTCGACCACCGTCATCCCTCGAACAAGTGCAAGAACAGGGACAACATGCGGAATCAAGTAGAATGGCTTCTCTTCGGCAAAACTGCTCATCACGACCATCAAATCCTACTCGAATGCCAAACACCTCGTCCTCAAGTCAATCTATAATTCATCGATATCTATCCTCTCCTAaccctcctccaccttcttcactCCTCATACAACTCAAAGCCAACCGCCGTCATTTGACTTTATCAGCCGGCCAAGCTCTATCGTCTTACTGCATACGCATGGGAGATTTCAAGACGTACAGAGCTGTCTGGAGGTTGTTAGCGGATAGAAGGGTAGCTCCCATGTCAATGGTCATTCATCACATGTCAAAGAAATACCCTCACAAACCAAGACCGCCTTCGGCAACAGACTTTCCCGATCCACCGCTTACTGTTACTTCAACAAGGGAGGATAGAGTCAAGACCTTCAAATTTAGACCAAATAGATGGGCTATCAAGATGTTCCCGCCCTCACCGACTCTACATTCTAGACAATACACCAAACAAGCCCTCTTGCGACATCTACATTATCTGATACTCCAAGGTGAACCACCCACTTTCCAAGAATCAATCAACTTGTTCATATCATCAATCGATTATTCAACCGCGAATCCAAATAACGAACATGAGGGATTGGATCTCCTGAATCTTCATTTGGCTTATATACACAAACCTCCCCAATCAAATATTGAGAAGATAGATGGCTTAGATCTGATAAACCAATATCAAAGGGGATTTGACTATGATGgggcgaaagcgaaattAAACAAGCAGACGATGCACCTCTTAGTCAAATTGTTAATTGCGGAATCCCACCCCTTAGGCAACGTCAGGGAGGGTAAAGGGGTCCAGACGAAGATCTTAGCTTGTATATCGTACTTCATTAAGGAACTCAAAATTATACCTGGTCCAGAGACTTTCAGGATCTTAGCAAAACATGCGGCCTACCTCGGCTCAGATGAATTGGCTCATGTAGCTTGGGAAGGCTGGAGCGagtccatcaatcagcttggaacACCTCGGATATCGCGAAGCAATACTATCGATGAATCAAATGTAATATTTCAGAATGCAGTCGGCTCTAATGGCGGTAACTCAAGGCAGGATCCGCGAATCAGGTTCCGCAGAATCGGAAGTATGAACAAGAGATGGACGGAGATCGTTGACTTGTACAAAGAAGTAGGCTGGGTATCTGAGGTGGAATATCAACAGGATATACAACACGCAACCGAGCACGGGGATGTTAGTGTAGGACAGAGATATATGTGGATGGGTGAGAAAGGTAGATTGGAGAGACTGGCTCAGATACAGGCCGAGCGCGAGTCGCATGTTCCgaacgaagagaaggaggggatGCTCGCGTTGCATGAGGCGAGGGCAAGTGTGATCTCGAGTTCAAGCGTTCGAAAAATGCAGAATGAGGAAAGATcgcatcaacatcgacatcaacatcaacatcaatacgCTTCCGCTTTCGATCTTACCCCTGAACTCAGACCTCAAGAttcacctcttcatccatcctttGAGTCTCATCAAACAGTCGAAAAAGTGGATATAGATGTCAATGACCTATCCCcgatggcaatggcaatgaaaCCCCTGCCCAATACCGTTGAACCACCACTGACAACAAGTGATCTCGTCGAGGTCAAAATGCAAGGCGAACAAATACAACATACTCCGAAGCAAGAATTGCTCGTCAGTTTGAATCCAGCCAACAAGGATGTCAACGTCAATATCCCTGACACTCCGAACACGCACGATATCCAACAAACGCCGTACTTTGTCATCATCCGAGATGGATCGACCGTCAAAATCCGCTCAAAAGCAAAGGCTCCCGCAGACGAGATGGAGTTCGAAGATCATCTAGACGGTCTGGCTCTTGACGATAAACCGTTCTGGGAGTAATGCAAATTATAGGTTGTGCGGTTGTCCATGATACAAGGTATATACTTGATGCATAGTATCTAATGCGTTTTACTGCTTCACATTTGGTTCACATCTATCTTACTTGATATCTCGAATGTATAGATTCGTGGGGTATCAGTGCCGCACATTCAGGCCCTAAAGTGTTACCAGCTGAACCGAGAGACGCAAAAGGGATGATGAGTATTGGTGGTCTATAGATTTCCCTTCCTGAGTTCCTCCTCTATAGCCCATTCAACACCTTTCTCAACATCGTCGCAAATGACTGTCGGCTTATGCGTCGGTTTCTCGCCGTGCGTATCGTGGAACACCCCCGTGCGGACTAAGATAGAGGACCATCCGTGACGATTCGCGCCGTCGATATCCGACAAGGGGTTATCGCCTACCATGTATCTGGGGCCAAGTGAAATTCAGAGTCAGCTTCAAGCCTCATACATCTTCGACCAGCGAGCAAATCTTTAAGAAACTTGGGATAAGATTGTGAAGGCTAAACAGGAGTCTGCAATGGTTTGCGGAAAGATAGTTCACTCACACGTTCAGTTGACCATTCGGATCTCTGCCCACTTGCTTGAGGTACCGACGCAGCATCAATTCGGAGAAATCGTATGTCGCTTTGAACGGTTTACCGAATTGCACATATGGCAAATCCAGGCCTGTGGTAGCCTGGTGCAAGGTCAAGCGCAGATCATAAGCCGCGATCAAGATTATCAGTTCACCCCTCTACTACACTGTGATGAAAGCGCACATTCAACCTGTGATGATCTGACCCACCTTGTACACGCTCTCAAGCGATAATCTGAATGCACCTTGACCCAATCTTGGTATTGGCCAATCACTATCTCAGGCGAAATGAAGCAGGTCAATTCCAGTTAGTCCAGGTCAAGTGgagtcttccttctttcggaATGGGAACAAGCCAAGCAAGCCAAATCGCCccgtctcgtctcgtcaGATCAGAGTCAAGTTGGTGCTGTGCACTCACGAACGCCATTCCAGATCCGCATTACTCAATAACAGCTCAACATCGCCCCTCATATCAGCTCGATTATGCCCCTCTCTTCTTGTGCCCAGTACACCTTTATCCGAAGACAGCAGATCCAGGATGAGCGTGATATCCCGCCCCCAATCATCCGTATCGTGCATCACTATGGCCGCTGAGAATGCGACTTTGGAGAAATCGGTGGGCTAAATCAGGCAAAGCAATCCGTCTATCAGTACTCAGCACAAGATGGGCTATCCGACATTTAGAGGGGGTCCGATATTGTCGTTCTTCCATTGATGGACCGTCCAGTTAGGCAGCTAGCCATTTTCACTCACTCTGGCGAAGTCCTTTTCCTCCTGCGTAAGCGTCGTCCGATCCCATATCGAGGGGTTCCACGCTATCACGTCCTGCGGTATATACGAGTGTTGCAAGCCGTACCTGTATCACGAATCAACGGCATGAGCAATACGAGCGAGGTGCATTCATATGTAACACTACATGCTCGTCGCTATCTAGAATGACATGGGAGGGACAGGGGGGAGCAGAGGATCAGGATGGATAGCACTTACGACTCAGCAACTCTCCTACaatcttctcccttcccaCCTATCACTAAAACCGGTTTATCCCTGTACTTGTCCACATACTGCTTTATAGGCGTATGACTTTGTACCAGTTGATTTTCCGTCAACTATGGGAAATCACAACGCCtgcatcagctcaatccatTCCAATCTCGCTGGCGATATTGGGCCTTGTGCTTATTCTGGTATTACGAGCCGGATTCGCATGCATCACGGcaggcagatgaagaaggggaatAGCGAAAGATCCGAACCCACCTCTACGCCCAGCTCTTCAGATAAGACAGCTCGTCGTTGTTCGTCCGGTATCCCACCTCCATTGGTAATCAATAGAAACGGTATCGGTCTAGTAAGAGCTCCCCAATATGAGCTGCGACCCGAAATATACAAGCGAATTGGGTAAGAGGGTCTCGCTCACTTGGGCAATCTACCGTCTGCTCCTGATAATAACCTCAAAACCCTTTTTGCTTGGGGTAAGACATTATGATGACCTTGTTTGAGTACGCCGTCCTATGATGACGAAATGTAGATATTCAGCTGAGTCTGTATGATCTCCCGCCCGTATGACACGATGCTCACTATGTCAAATGCAAATGCCAACTTCTCGGGGAATGGGGTGGTCTTAGCTAATTGATCGTTCGCCTCGggtgatcagcttgagacTGTGTAGTACTCCATGATATAGTTGTTAAGGATCGATCTTACCGTGTATAGACCGCTTTCCCAGCTGACCATGGGCCACTAAGCGCCGTATGCTCCATGCTGATCTGAGCATTATGGGGATCCTTAAGCAGGTATCGCAAGCTAAGCctagaagaagaaaggaaaagcaaagaaaaTGCCTATGCCTCGACTTTTTCATGTTGTATTTGCCTGTTGCCTGTTTGCGTCATTCCGATCGGATCGCACCGTTCAGgcacaatctcaatctcaattccATCTCAGTGGAGTCTGCGAACGGAGATCTGACCGTATGCATGATGAACATAGTACATGAAATGTTGTTTGGTACGTTCAGCGACGTTTGATATGTCTACATAGAAGCAAAGTGATTTATTGATGTATGACTGATGGTTCACATGAAGTTGTACAACGATGCTTTTGCGCTCAATTCGATTTCCTCAAATTCCTGTCTTTAGTGGATTGCCATTCTGTCGCTCGATTTCGCCCAACTGCTCGGCTTTCATTGTTTattccttccctcttccttcccgtCCTCCTTCAAAGACACCCGTCCTCTTGTCGtccttccctccttcacTGACTTGCCCAATCTTATTTGATCCTGACCTAACTCGACACCATACTTCTCCAACCTACATCAGGCAATTGCTCCTTatcattcttcctcgccaGCACATGGGGCGGAATGAACCCCTTGTTGTCTCTCAAGgtcccctcttcctcctcagccccattgtcctcatcatcgtcttcatcgcctaACGACTCATACAATGCCCCAGGGTCGTTCTTGTACGACTGCACctgttctcgttctctcGACACCGAAGCCGACCTCGAAGTCTTCCTCAACGGTTCATTTCCCGCAGGTCGACCTCTAGGGATACCCAGCCCCAGGCCAAGTGAGTTCTCCTCTGACGATATGCCCCTCTGTCGCATCGCCTTCAGGAGCGGAGGGACCAGTATACCGTGTTTATCGGATAAGGAAGTCTTCCTTTCCAGTTCGCTGATCGCTTCGTGCTTTATTCTTGATTTAGGTAGATGAATAGCCATAGGCATCGACATTGCCAATTTCGATATCTtgctctcatcctccactaCCACATCGTCATCTGAGGACCCTGAGCCTCGCCGTAAAGTGGCATACATCGATCcgttctcctcgatcttcttccatgctGCTCGATGAGACGGTGCATCAGCTGCGAAGGTTCTTGACAGATTGGCTTCCACGATGTTACGTGTTCGTGAGATGGGTAGCTGAGCGAGTCTTTCAGCTGGGGATAAGGTGTTTTCTTCGGGCTGAGCGCTCTGGtgatcatccatctccatgTCAAACACAGTGTCTGGAATGGGGACTATCAGCAATGTGACGATACCAGGGGGTGatatctgactcaccttcggcATCATCCTCTGCGGGCGATGGCTTCTGCGGACTTTCTGTTTCAGGCTCCTCGAAGGTGACTTTCCCCTTGCCTTTACTTTTCTCCCCTTGCAGCTCTTTGACAGCTTTAGGTCTGGGTGTACTattttctccatcttcctccgcaACCGCGCTCATGTTGCCTTGCTTGCCCGATAGTTCTCTGAGAGTGGCTCGCTCTTCGTCTATCCAGCTGTCCTTATCCGGTACACTCTCGCCATTGGTCTTGGACGAGCTACTTCGCCGTCTACTCTGACCCAAAGCAGACCCGCTAGTGGTAGAGCCCCCCATGTGTTCTGACAAATTACTGAGGACGTAGCTCATCGCAACTGCTCGACTGTCATCTCGCTTATCGTATGTGCTCGCAACCTCGTTTAGCGTCTTGCTAATCTCGTCTTTCGCGGAAGCTGAGGCGTTGTTGCTCGGGGCTGGCGCGTAGAAAGTATTGGCAGACAGTGACTGAGCTAAAAGCGAGCTTCCAGGAGCGTTGTTCGAGGGCGAAACAGCAGAGGCGACTTTCGAGAGGGGGTTCTTGCTTTGTGGTTGCTCGAGGGCAGTAGCACGATCCTTTGACATTGGTCGACTGATGCTTCCAGATCTTGATACACTGGAGCTTCTAGCTCGTTCTGACGCTTCGACCTCATCTCTGCCAGGTCCATCTTTATACTTGTTCCATAAcatctccacttccgctCGGACCTTCTCCTCCAAGTCCCTCATCTCCTGCGTCTTGGATGCGATGTACCTCTTCACTTCGTCCTCTAGCTTCTTGTGAGACTGCTTGAGATGGTCGCCGGCATGGTCGCACAGGTCCCGGAGATGTGCGTTGTTGGGTATGAAGGGCGgcggaaggaagaaaggatcgtGCGGCGGCGGTATTAGGTGTGCAGGCTCAGATGTTTGGCTTGGAGTGGGATACGGCGTAGGTTCAACATTGTTGGGTGGTTGTCCGAAAGTGCTGCCGGTATTGGGGAATTCTAATCGCAGATTTGAGAACGGTAGTCGCTCTTGATCTGACTGGTCAAGATCGTCTCCAAACTGCccaagatgtcagctcggTCGTCCTGGGGGTTCTCAAGAAACTTACCAGTATACCATTTCCTAAATCCACTttgatccattcttcttccgcggCTGGATCCTTCCTGGACTTCCCCGAAGCTTCATAGCATTTGACATCGCACAGCCAGCATGTCCTCCAGGATGGTCCCAGTGTGTCATCGCCATCCTGGGCGACCGCGGTCTCGGTTGCCTCTCTGaagtcatcttgatcataCGTGACATAACCGCTAAATCTCTATAGCATccaaagtcagctcaaatcagACTATAGACAAGATTGCACGCACCAATACTTCAGCTGCGACGGGGAGATATACTCTTATAGTATGTTTGCTCGTTCTCGCAACCTTCCCCTCGTCACCACTCGCTATACGCCCGTTCACCTTCAGGTTGAAGCATTTACAGCTAAACGTAAAAGGTGTGCTCTCGGAGGGCAGAGGAGCACTGGCCTGCCCTGCATCATGAGCAGTAGACCTTGAAGAGCCTGCCATCGTGCCAATGAGCTGATGAACGTTCTTCGTGACGATTATAAGAGGGCTAGACTGGATGTTGATGAGTGCAAACGGAGAGAAGTGAGAAGGATTTATGATGCATGCGGTTTGTCAATACCCGGCATACAACGGGGGCATTTAGATGGGGGGAATACATAACAAAATTCAATGTCCTATTAAACTACACCAGGCTAAACAACTCCCGGATACATAAAAAAGAGATCTGGATCTACCTGGATCTACTCGAGATCCTCTTCGGCATCGGAAGCAGAGGCGGAAGCAGTAGCCACAGCTTCTGAGTCAGACGCGGCTGTCTCGGCGGAGATGGGAGCTGTAAATGCACCGGTTGGTATAT encodes the following:
- a CDS encoding TIGR01456 family HAD hydrolase; translation: MLRSAWSIRRLVAHGQLGKRSIHAKTTPFPEKLAFAFDIDGVLKQGHHNVLPQAKRVLRLLSGADGRLPKPIPFLLITNGGGIPDEQRRAVLSEELGVELTENQLVQSHTPIKQYVDKYRDKPVLVIGGKGEDCRRVAESYGLQHSYIPQDVIAWNPSIWDRTTLTQEEKDFARPTDFSKVAFSAAIVMHDTDDWGRDITLILDLLSSDKGVLGTRREGHNRADMRGDVELLLSNADLEWRSDWPIPRLGQGAFRLSLESVYKATTGLDLPYVQFGKPFKATYDFSELMLRRYLKQVGRDPNGQLNVYMVGDNPLSDIDGANRHGWSSILVRTGVFHDTHGEKPTHKPTVICDDVEKGVEWAIEEELRKGNL